Proteins encoded in a region of the Salmo trutta chromosome 34, fSalTru1.1, whole genome shotgun sequence genome:
- the LOC115173323 gene encoding ly-6/neurotoxin-like protein 1 gives MKSNILIVLTVLVVFIAVAQSLTCKQCSVGLFGTCFFPTNMVCDNSTLNCFTGEANFNSTGFLKLHTRGCLDSDLCGKTITASILGAGVTSSFSCCQTDLCNGASSVQVSVTVALSAALMAWGI, from the exons ATGAAAAGTAATATTTTGATTGTGCTGACTGTCCTGGTGGTCTTCATAGCAGTGG CCCAGTCCTTGACCTGTAAGCAGTGCAGTGTGGGACTCTTTGGGACATGTTTCTTTCCCACAAACATGGTGTGTGACAACTCCACTCTCAACTGCTTCACCGGAGAAGCAA ATTTCAATTCCACTGGGTTTCTGAAACTCCACACCCGTGGTTGTCTGGACTCAGACCTGTGTGGCAAGACCATCACTGCAAGCATCCTGGGTGCTGGTGTCACGAGCAGCTTCTCATGCTGCCAGACAGACCTGTGTAACGGGGCCAGCTCCGTCCAGGTCTCTGTGACTGTAGCCCTCAGCGCCGCCCTGATGGCCTGGGGTATTTAG
- the LOC115173322 gene encoding chloride intracellular channel protein 1-like: MSDENKLQVELFVKAGSDGQSIGNCPFSQRLFMVLWLKGVTFNVTTVDMKRKPDILKDLAPGAQPPFLLYGTEVKTDTNKIEEFLEENLSPPKYPRLASRNPESNTAGLDVFSKFSAYIKNSNPQLNDNLEKGLLKALKKLDDYLGSPLPDEIDENSADDVTSSSRPFLDGQVLTLADCNLLPKLNIVKVVCLKYRTFSIPKSLSNLWRYLDAAYAHEEFSSTCPNDTEIHIAYSAVAKALK, translated from the exons ATGAGTGACGAAAATAAACTTCAAGTTGAACTTTTTGTGAAG GCAGGCAGTGATGGCCAGAGCATTGGTAACTGTCCATTCTCCCAGCGTCTCTTTATGGTGCTGTGGCTCAAAGGAGTCACTTTCAACGTCACCACCGTGGACATGAAGAG GAAACCAGACATCCTTAAGGACCTGGCCCCTGGTGCTCAGCCCCCCTTCCTGCTCTATGGGACGGAGGTGAAAACCGACACCAACAAGATAGAAGAGTTCCTGGAGGAGAACCTGTCCCCTCCAAA ATACCCCCGCCTGGCTTCCAGGAACCCTGAGTCTAACACAGCCGGCCTAGACGTGTTCTCCAAGTTCTCAGCCTACATCAAGAATTCAAACCCCCAGCTCAATGACA ACCTAGAGAAAGGCTTGCTCAAGGCCCTGAAGAAGCTAGATGACTACCTTGGCTCCCCACTTCCTGATGAGATTGACGAGAATAGCGCTGATGATGTCACTTCCTCCTCCCGTCCCTTCCTGGATGGGCAGGTCCTCACTCTGGCCGACTGCAACTTGCTTCCCAAGCTGAACATTGTCAAG GTGGTGTGTCTGAAGTATCGCACTTTCTCCATCCCTAAGTCTCTCTCCAACCTGTGGCGGTACCTGGATGCTGCGTACGCCCACGAGGAGTTTTCCTCTACCTGCCCCAACGACACGGAGATACACATCGCCTACTCAGCCGTGGCTAAAGCACTTAAGTAG